A single genomic interval of Thermoplasmata archaeon harbors:
- a CDS encoding fibronectin type III domain-containing protein, with protein MSKKGIREIVACFVCICFLANIPAAGLQSTLNLENEHKNANTASIADAGGIELYLYYAGSNIVDLGWQDGFYMAGNCTYTLTKNNVTILTFTSSTYIREYQDSAVSKGNNYTYQISKTNGTATVVSNPISVLIGRVGGFYMRCNDVWTKALSPYVITDEYDDAGLYIFGNLVIEPGVDIYFESKKQSPKVFGIFVYESIDGKNGTLRAVGTEKSPINFYGAINCSETRKGTILISHRFVDDPSISPSKCVLDYCNFSGIHCIEAYKNSPVISNCRIENCTYGIMCLPDAAPVIENNIICNNTIGINCNESTVTPRIKKNLIYSNKVAGLTGPLSGAVINATDNWWGNNTGPRHFVLNPNGTGDNVTGNVIVSPWWNYPDLTITNIQVLQVIENAPLVADKPTAVRVQLDSAGSALPEVEVELFVDGVSAGIVKNSIKASRKDYKNVELWLCKDTFNFLLDGLAAGTHKIKAVVDPNKKIPELEEKNNEMEITVETKPTRMIRALFKPVYFPLTPYPVDIYPFMDEAVSLLKDTYPITPSNYRTKLIPAESWWTIPVPFDADIFDTNYIATQYMKKLIIYNLQNDPNYDFYVAVLSKEYLGSISGASFAGRRCAPLVNDAVPSALPHETAHYYGLCLNSYIFFSGEEYDVNPPLGNKLGNTTIFSASKNKLEYVFPAGTYTPGPETYCFMGAANSNVRYNNWVDLDCYKKLFNALLTTNEKAEPKLFAQTEMLILSGAVHKNGTLYLDPFYKTTGNPDEVSNPEDPGDYIVEACASNGTVLANTSFKAYFQGKKWYSFLVVLPFPKGSEKLVFRYRNITLKEIVPSANSPVVNINSVRQLTNGSFEIKWSASDADGDKIKYSLLYSSNGGNNWEPVAEELEETSYIFNHSDYAGGDNCVFRVIATDGFNAGNSNSQQFSVSKKPPIVKITTPIDKACFPAGTQIELRGYATDAEDENINSQFFNWTSKEEGFLGAGNVLTISNFSGGTHTITLTVNDTDGNKASQTITIYVLNDTQPPVITDAEINPETTYSGHEIQFRVNATDNVRIPDNGITVELDTYKFTLEFNTTSGFYEGKTKYQLAPGTYYVNFTVVDAAGLSASIIKRLDIVPNHAPAVSLISPQEGQRFALGETIRFEATATDVEDGHLGNVSIVWFSSIDGIIGYGSEFNTSALSEGMHTLRVLARDGGGLTDQCEINIQITQSHVEKIKGFKINEVKADSVSISWLLSSIPNFLEYRIYISQSQFTNVSGMAPFTVISERNATSCDLKGLQKGKTYYFAVTVADTNGVECLEVETISAQIPEEPESQIIPSPGESQFAFWFLVISVCVLISSVGYAVWITQRAKGGKKDE; from the coding sequence CTATACTCTCACAAAAAACAATGTTACCATTCTAACCTTTACTTCTTCAACATACATACGAGAGTATCAGGATTCCGCTGTCTCTAAAGGAAACAACTATACCTACCAAATTTCAAAAACAAACGGGACAGCAACTGTGGTTAGCAATCCAATAAGCGTACTGATTGGAAGAGTTGGCGGATTTTATATGAGATGCAACGATGTATGGACCAAGGCATTGAGCCCCTATGTTATCACAGATGAATACGATGATGCTGGACTGTATATTTTTGGCAATCTCGTAATAGAGCCAGGTGTTGACATTTATTTTGAGTCAAAAAAACAGTCCCCAAAGGTCTTTGGGATTTTTGTATATGAATCTATAGATGGGAAAAACGGAACATTACGCGCTGTTGGAACAGAAAAATCACCAATCAATTTTTACGGGGCTATAAACTGCAGCGAAACCAGAAAGGGTACAATCCTAATAAGCCACAGATTCGTTGATGACCCGTCAATATCCCCGAGTAAATGTGTGCTTGATTACTGTAATTTTAGTGGAATTCATTGCATAGAGGCCTACAAAAACTCTCCAGTTATCTCTAACTGCAGAATTGAAAATTGCACTTACGGAATTATGTGTCTGCCAGATGCAGCTCCTGTGATTGAGAACAACATCATCTGCAACAATACCATTGGCATAAACTGTAATGAATCCACAGTTACCCCGCGCATAAAGAAAAATCTAATTTATTCCAACAAAGTCGCAGGTTTGACTGGACCACTGAGCGGTGCAGTAATAAATGCCACAGATAATTGGTGGGGAAACAACACAGGACCTAGACATTTTGTCCTGAACCCGAACGGCACTGGAGACAATGTAACTGGGAATGTGATTGTCTCACCCTGGTGGAATTACCCAGATCTTACCATAACAAATATCCAGGTCCTTCAGGTGATTGAAAATGCCCCTCTGGTTGCAGACAAACCCACTGCGGTCAGGGTGCAATTGGATTCAGCTGGAAGTGCCCTACCAGAAGTAGAAGTTGAACTTTTCGTAGATGGAGTGTCAGCAGGTATTGTAAAAAACAGTATAAAAGCGAGCAGAAAGGATTACAAGAATGTCGAACTCTGGCTATGCAAGGACACGTTTAATTTCTTGTTGGATGGACTTGCTGCAGGCACCCACAAGATAAAGGCCGTGGTCGACCCAAATAAGAAGATTCCGGAACTGGAGGAGAAGAACAACGAAATGGAGATTACAGTGGAAACCAAACCCACAAGAATGATAAGGGCCCTTTTCAAACCAGTTTACTTCCCACTTACTCCGTACCCTGTAGACATCTATCCATTCATGGATGAAGCCGTCAGCTTACTTAAAGATACATATCCAATTACTCCCAGCAATTATCGCACCAAGCTTATCCCTGCAGAGAGTTGGTGGACGATACCTGTCCCATTTGATGCAGATATTTTCGACACAAATTACATAGCAACCCAGTATATGAAAAAGTTGATAATCTACAATTTACAGAATGACCCCAACTATGACTTTTATGTTGCAGTGCTTTCAAAAGAGTATCTCGGTAGCATATCAGGTGCAAGTTTCGCAGGAAGGAGATGTGCACCACTTGTGAATGATGCTGTACCTTCTGCTCTCCCCCATGAAACTGCACATTATTATGGTCTCTGTTTAAACAGTTATATATTTTTCAGTGGAGAAGAGTATGATGTAAACCCACCGCTTGGCAACAAACTGGGAAACACCACAATATTCTCAGCTTCAAAAAATAAACTTGAATATGTATTTCCTGCAGGGACCTACACACCAGGCCCGGAAACATACTGCTTTATGGGTGCTGCTAATTCAAATGTTCGTTATAATAACTGGGTTGACCTTGATTGCTACAAGAAGCTCTTTAATGCCCTTCTTACTACCAACGAAAAGGCAGAACCTAAGCTCTTTGCTCAAACAGAGATGCTAATCCTGAGTGGTGCAGTCCACAAGAATGGAACACTGTATCTTGACCCATTCTACAAAACAACTGGAAATCCTGATGAGGTCAGCAATCCAGAGGACCCAGGCGACTACATTGTTGAGGCCTGTGCTTCCAACGGAACTGTTCTTGCAAATACAAGCTTCAAGGCCTATTTTCAGGGCAAAAAATGGTATTCTTTTCTGGTTGTGCTTCCATTCCCAAAGGGCTCTGAGAAACTCGTATTCAGATACAGAAACATAACCCTGAAAGAGATTGTTCCAAGTGCCAATAGCCCGGTGGTCAACATCAATTCGGTTCGTCAACTCACCAACGGTTCATTTGAAATCAAATGGAGTGCCAGCGATGCAGACGGCGACAAGATAAAGTATTCACTGCTTTACTCAAGCAATGGCGGAAATAACTGGGAGCCAGTTGCAGAGGAACTTGAAGAAACAAGCTACATTTTCAATCATTCTGATTATGCTGGTGGAGATAACTGTGTTTTCAGGGTGATAGCCACAGATGGCTTTAACGCAGGCAATTCAAATTCACAGCAGTTCTCAGTTTCCAAAAAACCACCAATCGTTAAAATCACCACACCGATAGATAAAGCATGTTTTCCAGCAGGCACTCAAATTGAACTCAGAGGTTATGCAACTGATGCAGAAGATGAGAACATCAACTCTCAATTTTTCAACTGGACATCAAAAGAAGAGGGCTTTTTGGGTGCAGGAAATGTGCTCACAATTTCGAATTTCAGTGGAGGCACTCATACAATTACTCTAACTGTCAATGATACTGATGGAAATAAAGCAAGCCAGACAATTACAATTTATGTGTTGAACGATACGCAACCACCTGTGATTACCGATGCAGAAATAAATCCGGAAACAACATATTCTGGCCATGAAATTCAATTTAGGGTAAATGCAACTGATAATGTGCGTATTCCTGATAACGGAATTACGGTTGAGTTAGACACCTACAAGTTTACTCTGGAATTCAACACCACCTCTGGTTTTTATGAGGGAAAAACAAAATACCAGCTTGCTCCCGGCACCTATTATGTCAACTTCACTGTTGTAGATGCTGCGGGTCTCTCTGCCTCAATCATAAAAAGATTGGACATTGTGCCAAACCATGCACCTGCCGTCTCACTCATCAGCCCACAAGAGGGGCAGCGTTTCGCATTGGGTGAAACAATAAGGTTTGAGGCAACCGCCACTGATGTGGAAGATGGTCATCTTGGTAATGTTTCCATAGTGTGGTTTTCAAGCATAGATGGAATAATAGGTTATGGAAGTGAATTCAATACTTCCGCTCTCTCTGAAGGTATGCACACACTACGCGTTCTAGCACGTGATGGTGGCGGTCTGACTGACCAGTGCGAAATAAACATTCAGATAACACAAAGTCATGTAGAAAAAATCAAGGGATTCAAAATCAACGAGGTGAAGGCAGATTCTGTCTCAATTTCCTGGCTTTTGAGTTCAATTCCAAATTTTCTTGAATACAGAATATACATTTCTCAGAGTCAGTTCACCAATGTTTCTGGTATGGCTCCATTTACTGTAATTTCTGAGAGAAATGCCACTTCCTGCGATTTGAAGGGTTTGCAGAAAGGCAAAACATACTATTTTGCAGTTACCGTCGCTGATACAAATGGAGTTGAGTGTTTAGAAGTGGAAACAATCTCTGCCCAGATACCGGAGGAACCAGAATCTCAGATTATTCCTTCACCTGGAGAATCGCAGTTCGCGTTCTGGTTCCTGGTTATTTCTGTGTGCGTGTTGATTAGCTCTGTTGGTTATGCTGTCTGGATTACGCAAAGGGCAAAGGGAGGGAAAAAAGATGAGTAG